The following coding sequences are from one Gossypium raimondii isolate GPD5lz chromosome 4, ASM2569854v1, whole genome shotgun sequence window:
- the LOC105779109 gene encoding uncharacterized protein LOC105779109 → MNAQCEYHAGIPGHSIENCTAFKKAVERFIKMGIVKFDNPSGPNVAGNPLPNLSDNRVNAIIENGGRRIKDDIADVNTPLKWVWRQMIKGGLIKQESKEGPEGVKKYCEFHAKEDHDIQNCTEFRAMVQNLMNNKELEFYEEINGLEEGEVFTLEEGLTGKAQNHPMVIISRPRNIGSGIQLAPWVIIQKPVPFPYNDSKKVPWSYDYNVTIPENLINVSEEGNDVGFYTRSGKHYDPANTKGEPIKGKALAVEQDKTKTARIESLVNKPVTENEAREFLKFLKHSEYSVVEQLHKLPARISVLELLLSLETHLNKLDRLVNNINADNFIFFNDDEIPPGGMGSTKALHITARCKGCILPGVLIDNGSALNVLPLSTLNRLHVDRAVPSSLHQKLKLVTEGRLVTIGAEEDIIASVTDDMPYIEADSETIECSFRSLEFVNATFVVEGSKIPEPKISKATLMSLQLTMERGALPGRGLGKYLQGRVEVPILVNEQDRCGLGYKPDARERKKELEKKREKRRAHLSGIEIEWGPMTFLHISKTFVSGGFVYPEEKNEVTEGRTGRLDINTIFAEERVERNLSGIRPYELGSVLNNWTAEEIPVTFRTNSESSDINETSDTVTNSEFLFERDMSVDDPQDFEDDQDSVLSPNLLRMVEEEKKQILPYEESVEVVILEEGRSVKIGAGITEETRQDLVELLQEFKDVFAWSYQDMPGLSTDIMVHRLPIKEECRPIQQKLRRMRPDVLLKIKEEVKKQFDTGFLQVVKYSEWVANIVHIPKKDGKVRMCVDYRDLNKASPKDNFPLPHIDTLVDNTAGYSLFSFMDGFS, encoded by the exons ATGAATGCCCAATGTGAATACCATGCGGGGATACCAGGGCACTCAATTGAGAACTGTACTGCGTTTAAGAAGGCGGTGGAAAGATTCATTAAGATGGGGATCGTAAAGTTCGATAACCCATCGGGACCAAACGTGGCAGGGAATCCGTTACCCAATCTTTCTGATAATAGAGTAAATGCAATAATTGAGAATGGGGGAAGGAGAATCAAAGATGACATTGCGGATGTGAATACCCCACTGAAATGGGTTTGGAGACAAATGATAAAGGGAGGTCTAATCAAGCAAGAATCAAAAGAAGGGCCCGAAGGAGTAAAGAAATATTGCGAGTTCCATGCTAAAGAGGACCATGACATTCAAAACTGCACTGAATTCAGGGCCATGGTACAAAATCTGATGAACAACAAAGAGCTAGAATTTTATGAAGAGATCAATGGACTAGAAGAGGGAGAAGTTTTTACCTTGGAGGAAGGACTTACGGGAAAAGCCCAAAATCACCCGATGGTGATTATTTCAAGGCCAAGAAACATAGGATCTGGAATACAACTAGCGCCATGGGTCATAATCCAAAAACCTGTACCCTTTCCTTACAATGATAGCAAAAAGGTTCCTTGGAGTTATGACTACAATGTGACGATCCCGGAGAACCTGATAAATGTTTCAGAGGAGGGTAATGATGTAGGTTTCTACACACGCAGCGGAAAACACTATGACCCGGCAAATACAAAAGGGGAGCCCATAAAAGGAAAAGCCTTGGCGGTTGAGCAAGATAAAACAAAGACGGCCAGAATTGAATCACTTGTTAACAAACCAGTGACTGAAAATGAGGCTAGAGAATTCTTAAAATTCTTGAAGCATAGCGAGTACAGCGTGGTAGAACAACTGCATAAGCTACCGGCTCGCATCTCAGTACTCGAGCTACTTCTAAGTTTAGAGACACACC TGAACAAGTTGGATCGCCTGGTTAACAATATAAATGCCGacaacttcatcttcttcaacgaTGATGAGATACCGCCAGGTGGTATGGGATCTACCAAGGCCTTGCACATCACTGCCCGTTGCAAGGGGTGTATACTACCAGGGGTACTCATTGACAATGGATCGGCACTGAATGTTTTACCATTGTCCACATTAAACAGGCTACATGTGGACA GGGCTGTACCATCGTCACTTCACCAAAAGTTGAAATTAGTAACAGAGGGCCGATTGGTAACTATAGGCGCGGAAGAAGACATCATTGCATCAGTCACCGATGACATGCCATATATAGAGGCCGATAGTGAAACGATAGAATGTTCATTTCGATCATTGGAATTCGTAAATGCAACATTTGTCGTCGAAGGGAGCAAAATTCCAGAGCCTAAGATATCCAAAGCTACGTTAATGAGTTTACAGCTAACAATGGAAAGGGGAGCGTTGCCTGGAAGAGGACTTGGAAAATACCTCCAGGGACGGGTTGAGGTACCGATCTTGGTCAACGAACAGGACCGTTGTGGTTTGGGGTATAAGCCTGACGCGAGGGAAAGGAAGAAGGAGTTAGAGAAAAAACGGGAGAAAAGAAGAGCACATTTGAGCGGGATAGAAATCGAATGGGGACCGATGACCTTTCTTCATATATCTAAGACATTTGTTTCAGGGGGATTTGTCTATCCCgaagaaaagaatgaagttaCGGAAGGAAGGACTGGAAGGTTGGACATCAATACCATATTCGCGGAAGAAAGGGTGGAAAGGAATTTATCGGGCATTCGCCCTTATGAACTTGGAAGTGTTCTGAACAACTGGACTGCAGAAGAGATCCCTGTAACATTTAGAACTaattcaga GTCTTCAGATATCAACGAGACGAGCGACACTGTTACTAACTCTGAGTTCCTATTTGAACGAGACATGAGTGTGGATGATCCTCAAGATTTTGAAGATGACCAAGACAGTGTTTTATCTCCGAATTTGTTAAGAATGGTggaggaagaaaaaaaacaaatcctaCCCTATGAGGAATCAGTAGAAGTCGTGATATTAGAAGAGGGAAGGAGTGTAAAGATTGGCGCTGGTATTACCGAGGAAACAAGGCAAGACCTCGTTGAGTTGCTTCAAGAGtttaaagatgtcttcgcatggtcctATCAAGATATGCCTGGGTTAAGTACTGATATCATGGTACACCGACTGCCTATAAAGGAAGAATGTAGGCCAATTCAACAAAAGCTCCGAAGGATGAGGCCTGATGTCttgctaaaaataaaggaagaagtTAAGAAGCAATTTGATACTGGTTTCTTACAAGTGGTCAAgtattcagaatgggtagccaatataGTCCATAttcctaagaaagatgggaaggtGCGAATGTGTGTAGACTACAGAGACTTGAACAAAGCCAGCCCAAAGGATAATTTCCCACTGCCTCATATCGATACCTTGGTAGACAACACGGCTGGATACTCACTTTTCTCCTTCATGGACGGCTTCTCTTGA